From Vibrio splendidus, a single genomic window includes:
- a CDS encoding antibiotic biosynthesis monooxygenase family protein has translation MKNIIKYGLALGALSVSALVSAQPVVLINTFSVEPAHEAATLTYWEDARDVLVKQPGYISTKLHRSLSSDATYRFINVAEWESKKHFHDAIQAMRKELPPLKIEGVSADPNLYEIIRD, from the coding sequence ATGAAGAACATTATTAAGTATGGATTGGCACTGGGGGCGCTAAGCGTAAGTGCGTTGGTTTCGGCACAACCCGTTGTATTGATAAACACTTTTTCAGTCGAGCCAGCCCATGAAGCCGCTACGTTAACGTATTGGGAAGATGCGCGAGACGTATTGGTGAAGCAACCAGGATATATCTCTACCAAATTGCACCGCTCGTTAAGCTCGGATGCGACATACCGTTTTATTAATGTTGCAGAGTGGGAAAGTAAAAAGCATTTCCATGATGCGATACAGGCGATGAGAAAAGAATTACCACCTTTAAAAATTGAAGGGGTTTCTGCTGACCCTAACTTGTATGAAATTATTCGCGACTAA
- a CDS encoding 3'-5' exonuclease: MNHNRVVCFDLEMCCWSEDGVGTTGEIIEIGLAEIDLVSGTIVKRAQYYVKPEKDEVSLFCAELTGITPRKIEKQGRPLESVIKSMIKNFGGPKKIYAAWGRDDLILHKECIEKGIEPPFSEFLNIATLYRVQNRLKEKRIGHRAAQEAKNIEWEGRQHSGYVDAYNLAKLALTML, translated from the coding sequence ATGAATCACAATCGAGTGGTGTGTTTCGATTTGGAAATGTGCTGTTGGAGCGAAGACGGTGTAGGAACAACAGGGGAGATCATTGAAATTGGTCTTGCTGAGATCGATCTTGTATCTGGAACCATCGTGAAGCGCGCGCAATATTACGTTAAGCCCGAAAAAGACGAAGTCTCTCTATTCTGCGCCGAGTTAACGGGTATTACACCTCGTAAAATCGAAAAACAGGGTCGCCCATTAGAGTCTGTTATCAAGTCGATGATTAAGAACTTCGGTGGCCCAAAGAAAATCTATGCAGCGTGGGGACGTGACGACCTTATCTTACACAAAGAGTGTATTGAGAAAGGCATCGAACCGCCATTTAGCGAGTTCTTGAACATCGCCACACTTTATCGAGTTCAGAATCGATTGAAAGAGAAACGTATTGGTCACCGTGCTGCTCAAGAAGCGAAAAACATTGAGTGGGAAGGTCGTCAGCACTCTGGTTATGTTGACGCTTATAACTTGGCAAAGCTTGCGCTGACGATGTTGTGA
- a CDS encoding Hsp70 family protein — protein MEHQSHSAQELSSQEQHQAPKFSIGIDLGTTHCVLSFIDTTNEDARVEVMQIPQLTAPGTVETRSQLGSFLYQPHEHEMNAGSRVLPWSSEPKALVGAIARNLGSKTPIRLIASAKSWLCHGGVNRRDAFLPAGSPEEVEKVSPLKTTELYLEHLKDAWNHANPEHKLADQDVTITVPASFDPAARDLTAEAARNVGFTHLTLLEEPQAALYSWIDNSNDTWRDEVNVGDIVLVVDIGGGTTDLSLVEVTQDEGNLSLNRIAVGEHILLGGDNMDLALAYRLKMKLAQEGKELAPWQVQAMTHACRDAKEALLNDAELQSVPIVVPSRGSKLLGATLKTDLTQQEVQQTLVDGFFPKVAVTDHPVQKTRGALTQMGLPYAQDAGITRHIAAFLSKQANALSGNSETAQQDFNPFANMPGMPGTEAQGSEAPAADFIKPTAVLFNGGVLKSNLLADRLSDTINEWLINADAEFAKQLSGLDLDLAVASGASYYGAVRRGQGVRIRGGIASSYYVGIESAMPAIPGMAPPMEALCVAPFGMEEGSSVQVPSQEFGLVIGQPVHFQFFGSTTRREDEAGTHLDHWAPEDLDELPEIQVTLPVSEGRREGEVVPVTLASRVTELGTLYLEAIATDNGQKWHVEFDVREDSNNDSNEQA, from the coding sequence ATGGAACACCAAAGTCATTCAGCTCAAGAGCTATCTTCTCAAGAGCAACATCAAGCGCCTAAGTTCAGTATTGGTATCGATTTAGGTACCACACACTGCGTTTTGTCTTTCATCGACACAACCAATGAAGATGCTCGTGTAGAGGTGATGCAAATCCCTCAGCTAACGGCACCTGGTACAGTAGAAACTCGCAGCCAACTTGGCTCGTTCCTATACCAGCCGCACGAACATGAAATGAATGCGGGTTCTCGCGTTCTGCCTTGGTCTTCTGAGCCTAAAGCTCTGGTTGGTGCTATTGCGCGTAACCTTGGTTCTAAAACCCCTATCCGTTTGATAGCAAGTGCAAAATCTTGGCTATGCCACGGTGGTGTGAATCGTCGTGATGCATTCCTTCCTGCAGGTAGCCCTGAAGAAGTTGAAAAAGTATCTCCGCTTAAGACCACTGAACTGTACCTTGAGCACCTTAAAGATGCTTGGAACCACGCTAACCCAGAACACAAACTGGCAGACCAAGATGTAACGATCACCGTTCCAGCTTCGTTTGATCCTGCGGCTCGTGACCTAACGGCTGAAGCTGCGCGTAATGTGGGTTTCACTCACCTAACGCTTCTAGAAGAGCCACAAGCGGCTCTTTACAGCTGGATTGATAACAGCAACGACACATGGCGTGATGAAGTGAACGTTGGTGACATCGTTCTTGTTGTCGATATCGGTGGTGGTACGACTGACCTTTCGTTGGTTGAAGTAACACAAGATGAAGGCAACCTAAGCCTGAACCGTATCGCTGTAGGTGAACATATCCTACTGGGCGGCGACAACATGGACTTGGCTCTCGCTTACCGTCTGAAAATGAAACTTGCTCAAGAAGGTAAAGAACTGGCTCCTTGGCAGGTTCAAGCGATGACTCACGCGTGTCGTGATGCGAAAGAAGCATTGCTTAATGATGCTGAGTTGCAATCAGTGCCAATCGTTGTGCCTAGCCGCGGTTCTAAACTACTGGGCGCAACACTGAAAACAGATCTGACTCAGCAAGAAGTACAACAAACATTGGTTGATGGCTTCTTCCCGAAAGTAGCGGTGACTGATCACCCAGTACAAAAGACGCGTGGCGCACTGACTCAAATGGGTCTGCCTTACGCTCAAGACGCAGGTATTACTCGTCACATTGCTGCATTCCTTTCTAAGCAAGCGAACGCGCTTTCTGGAAATAGTGAAACCGCTCAGCAAGATTTCAACCCGTTTGCAAACATGCCCGGTATGCCCGGTACAGAAGCGCAAGGGTCAGAAGCGCCAGCAGCAGACTTCATCAAACCAACAGCGGTACTGTTCAATGGTGGCGTTCTAAAATCGAACCTACTTGCTGACCGTCTATCAGACACGATCAATGAATGGTTGATTAACGCAGACGCAGAATTCGCTAAACAGCTTTCAGGCCTAGATCTAGATCTAGCAGTTGCAAGTGGCGCTTCTTACTACGGCGCAGTACGTCGTGGTCAAGGCGTTCGTATCCGCGGTGGTATCGCTTCTTCTTACTACGTAGGAATTGAAAGTGCGATGCCAGCTATCCCAGGTATGGCTCCTCCAATGGAAGCACTGTGTGTTGCACCATTTGGTATGGAAGAAGGCTCAAGCGTTCAAGTTCCTAGCCAAGAGTTCGGCCTCGTGATTGGTCAGCCTGTTCACTTCCAATTCTTCGGTTCAACAACACGTCGTGAAGATGAAGCTGGTACGCACCTTGATCACTGGGCTCCAGAAGATCTTGATGAGCTTCCTGAAATCCAAGTGACACTGCCTGTTTCTGAAGGTCGTCGCGAAGGCGAAGTGGTTCCGGTGACTTTGGCATCTCGTGTTACTGAACTAGGCACGTTATACCTAGAAGCGATTGCCACTGACAATGGTCAGAAATGGCACGTTGAGTTCGATGTTCGTGAAGACTCGAATAACGACTCAAACGAACAAGCATAA
- a CDS encoding sensor domain-containing diguanylate cyclase translates to MPHTTDPITGLKKRTLPLVVFFATFLMTVLCFVLVALNQNRSLNENLDSFAQHQTLSLKAFIDNDVAYIGSGANFFYSNDVDSRDRFDRFAQQTINGSKSLIGLQWMQKVAVEDLAEHTAKMKAQYPSYRMFTIPKHGPKTYGYILDGEPVFIATDIYPNDPVNNGVLGFYSSRERFNLIIDNIKKTREANISDKVRLLQDGLDSNTPKSGMLVYHPVFDGQTDNLLGVVIGVVRTTYYFEKLLASTVGDMDVYVRVTDSGFEAEDAPIMFETNGYEAVTGQHITKTITLTNREWIIDFKIDACISFNGYLVLAGIGIVGTTISLLLAYIVNLQIREKERLYRMIDERTEELRFLANHDSLTEIYNRRAFNKMLGQSIQSDKPFSLIVFDVDKFKEINDKFGHPAGDALLIHVIKVISVSLKSGDNLFRMGGDEFGIISSITEHDSLSRYLECILETVSESHCEHSGQLLSCTLSIGATIRTNEDIEALLQKTDSMLYLSKSNGRNRVTIAG, encoded by the coding sequence ATGCCCCACACTACCGACCCTATAACAGGGTTGAAGAAACGAACTTTGCCGTTAGTTGTCTTTTTTGCCACATTTTTGATGACGGTGTTGTGTTTTGTTTTAGTTGCGTTGAATCAAAATAGGTCTTTGAATGAGAATCTGGATAGCTTTGCACAGCATCAAACGCTCAGTTTAAAAGCGTTTATTGATAACGATGTCGCTTATATCGGTTCCGGTGCAAATTTTTTCTATTCTAATGATGTCGATAGTCGGGATCGATTTGATCGTTTTGCTCAGCAAACGATTAACGGTTCGAAAAGCCTGATCGGATTGCAGTGGATGCAAAAAGTAGCGGTAGAAGATCTTGCCGAGCACACCGCCAAAATGAAAGCTCAATACCCATCCTATAGAATGTTTACTATCCCTAAACATGGGCCAAAAACTTATGGTTATATCTTGGATGGTGAGCCCGTATTTATCGCGACAGATATATATCCGAATGATCCAGTGAACAACGGTGTTTTGGGTTTTTATTCTTCTCGTGAGCGGTTTAATCTGATCATTGATAACATTAAAAAAACACGTGAAGCGAATATTTCAGACAAAGTTCGTCTATTGCAAGATGGTTTAGACAGCAATACACCTAAGAGCGGAATGTTGGTTTACCACCCTGTGTTTGATGGTCAAACTGACAATTTGTTAGGGGTTGTGATTGGTGTTGTTCGTACCACATACTATTTTGAGAAACTTCTGGCATCTACTGTCGGCGATATGGACGTTTATGTGCGTGTTACCGATAGCGGTTTTGAAGCTGAAGATGCCCCGATAATGTTCGAAACCAATGGTTATGAAGCGGTAACTGGGCAGCACATTACAAAGACGATTACATTAACTAATCGTGAATGGATCATCGACTTCAAGATAGATGCATGTATTTCATTTAATGGTTACTTAGTGTTGGCGGGAATCGGCATAGTTGGTACTACTATCTCGTTACTGCTTGCTTATATTGTGAACCTGCAAATTCGAGAGAAAGAGCGCTTGTATCGAATGATTGATGAAAGAACAGAAGAACTTCGCTTTCTTGCCAATCATGACAGTTTAACGGAAATTTATAATCGCCGAGCTTTTAATAAGATGCTTGGTCAATCGATACAAAGCGATAAGCCGTTTAGCTTAATAGTGTTTGATGTTGATAAGTTTAAAGAGATCAATGATAAGTTTGGGCACCCAGCCGGTGATGCGTTACTTATCCATGTGATTAAGGTTATCTCAGTGAGCTTGAAGTCTGGAGATAACCTATTCCGGATGGGAGGGGATGAGTTCGGTATCATTTCGAGCATCACTGAACATGACTCATTGTCTCGCTATTTAGAATGTATTTTGGAGACGGTGAGTGAGTCTCATTGCGAGCATTCTGGCCAGCTATTGAGTTGTACTCTAAGCATCGGGGCGACCATCCGCACTAATGAAGACATTGAAGCGCTCCTTCAAAAAACTGACAGCATGTTATACCTAAGTAAGTCAAATGGCCGAAATCGAGTCACAATTGCAGGCTAA
- a CDS encoding DUF2760 domain-containing protein — protein sequence MIVDLNLIPQTFDMLHAGLTASSVLLLLIAVSRKTKVVEKVVEKPVEKIVEVEKPVEKIVEVEKVVEVERVIEKVVEVESKLATAPTDSAMQLLSIMQQEARLIDFLKEDLTSFSDEEVGAAARVIHTGGQKVLADYVTLSHIRTEDEETRITIAEGFNPQEIRLTGNVTGNAPFNGTLVHKGWKATDMNLPKLAENYDASVIAPAEVEL from the coding sequence ATGATCGTTGATTTGAACCTAATCCCACAAACGTTTGATATGCTTCACGCAGGCCTAACGGCATCAAGCGTTTTACTACTGCTAATTGCCGTTTCTCGTAAAACCAAAGTGGTTGAGAAAGTCGTAGAAAAACCAGTAGAAAAGATCGTTGAAGTTGAAAAGCCAGTTGAGAAAATTGTCGAAGTAGAGAAAGTTGTTGAAGTTGAACGTGTGATCGAAAAAGTAGTAGAAGTTGAATCTAAGCTGGCAACAGCACCAACAGATTCTGCAATGCAGCTACTGTCTATCATGCAGCAAGAAGCTCGTTTAATTGACTTCCTAAAAGAAGACCTAACATCATTCTCTGATGAAGAAGTTGGCGCAGCTGCTCGTGTTATTCACACTGGCGGTCAAAAAGTATTAGCTGATTACGTAACGCTTTCTCACATCCGCACTGAAGATGAAGAAACACGTATCACTATTGCTGAAGGTTTCAACCCTCAAGAAATTCGCCTCACAGGCAACGTAACGGGTAACGCACCGTTCAATGGCACATTGGTTCACAAAGGTTGGAAAGCAACTGACATGAACCTGCCTAAGCTTGCTGAGAACTACGATGCATCTGTGATTGCACCGGCAGAGGTGGAGCTATAA
- a CDS encoding Hsp70 family protein — MASPRFLVGIDLGTTNTVVAYCEINDDLQHAPVSLFDIDQLIGPGEVVRKPLLPSFRYHPAQGQISPSDLTMPWEPSLVEGDIQNVIVGEWARELGAKVEGRQVSSAKSWLSHQAVDRNSDILPWAGATDVDKVSPVVASASYLNHIRQAWNYRNPSNKLEDQDVVVTVPASFDETARKLTLEAAELAGLGKILLLEEPQAVCYDWYARHQQTAADELQQIPLILVCDVGGGTTDLSLIEASFNSNNGDDQELELDRIGVGEHLMLGGDNLDLALAHLAEQRFNQNKKLNASSLTKLIQQTRAAKESLLSANAPDDVKITMLGSGSKLLGGTKSIGLTKQEVHQIALEGFFPLSEFTEVPDKRRSAVVEFGLPYAADPAVSKHVAEFLATHQQVSKAALEKSDSVQFDDTKPAIPVGVLLNGGVFNSELVTERITQLLGNWNGSPITVLDNPHPDWSVALGAVAFGKARRGAQLKIGGGAARSYFLHLQEKNKMGKALCLLAKGTEEGQEIRLNSRRFSLTLGEPVRFNLLTSTHDQIAHDTAIQNGVMVNVDADLFSPLPPYISTLEGSGTAELQANQKERVEVLLACQLTEVGTLKMECVSTEDDSKRWLLEFEVRNKQGDESDTAKLHPRLDECKELISRLYSGNKKSAESKEIKTLSKDLEKRLGKRDEWDFTTLRHLFDTFSLGRKRRRRSEAHEKNWLRLAGYSLRPGFGDPTDSWRIEQIWGLYQQNIQFQNHQGWTDWWVFWRRVAGGLNQEQQESILADIAKYLHPGAMKNPKTAKDAQDNGYEAMVRLAASLEQLEVEDKVLLASWFLSKAINHNQFEQAHWWALGRLASRTPLYGSQHSVIPREQAEQWLPKLLEQNWQKEQMIAFAAVMICRKTGDRQFDISDDYRNQVIEKLKQSKVPDSWLTLVSEVTELSESESKRVFGDALPSGLSLINN, encoded by the coding sequence ATGGCATCTCCTCGTTTTTTAGTCGGCATTGACTTAGGCACAACGAATACTGTTGTCGCTTACTGTGAAATCAACGACGACCTACAACATGCTCCCGTTTCTCTTTTCGATATTGACCAACTCATCGGCCCCGGTGAAGTGGTTCGCAAGCCGCTACTTCCATCATTTCGTTATCATCCCGCACAAGGTCAGATCTCCCCTTCCGATCTCACCATGCCTTGGGAACCGAGCTTAGTTGAAGGCGATATTCAAAATGTCATTGTAGGCGAATGGGCACGAGAATTAGGTGCTAAAGTTGAAGGTCGCCAAGTATCGAGTGCTAAAAGCTGGTTATCTCACCAAGCGGTTGATCGTAACTCCGACATTCTGCCGTGGGCAGGCGCAACTGACGTCGATAAGGTGTCTCCTGTTGTGGCAAGCGCCAGCTACCTCAACCACATTCGCCAAGCATGGAACTACCGTAACCCAAGCAACAAGCTTGAAGACCAAGATGTTGTAGTCACCGTTCCCGCTTCATTCGATGAGACAGCACGCAAGCTGACACTCGAAGCGGCAGAACTGGCGGGCTTAGGTAAGATTCTGTTACTCGAAGAGCCGCAAGCCGTTTGTTATGACTGGTATGCACGTCATCAACAAACCGCTGCCGATGAACTTCAGCAAATCCCTCTGATTCTAGTGTGTGATGTCGGCGGTGGTACCACCGATTTAAGTTTGATCGAAGCAAGCTTCAACTCAAACAATGGCGATGACCAAGAACTCGAACTCGACCGTATCGGCGTTGGTGAACACTTAATGCTCGGTGGTGATAACCTAGATTTAGCCCTTGCCCACCTTGCAGAGCAACGCTTCAATCAAAACAAAAAGCTGAATGCCTCAAGCTTAACCAAACTGATTCAACAGACTCGCGCCGCAAAAGAGAGCCTGCTTTCTGCTAACGCGCCAGACGATGTGAAGATCACCATGCTGGGCAGCGGTTCAAAACTACTTGGCGGCACCAAAAGTATTGGTTTAACGAAACAAGAAGTTCATCAGATTGCACTGGAAGGTTTCTTCCCACTTTCTGAGTTTACGGAAGTACCCGACAAACGACGTAGCGCGGTGGTTGAGTTCGGCCTACCCTACGCTGCAGATCCTGCGGTAAGTAAGCACGTTGCCGAATTCCTAGCGACACATCAGCAAGTATCTAAAGCCGCATTGGAAAAGTCAGACTCTGTCCAGTTTGATGATACCAAACCTGCAATTCCTGTTGGTGTGCTACTCAATGGTGGTGTGTTCAACAGTGAGCTGGTAACAGAGCGAATTACTCAGCTACTGGGCAACTGGAACGGTTCTCCAATCACAGTGCTTGATAACCCTCATCCAGATTGGTCTGTTGCACTTGGGGCAGTAGCCTTTGGTAAAGCACGCCGTGGTGCACAACTAAAAATCGGTGGCGGTGCTGCCCGTTCTTACTTCTTGCATCTGCAAGAGAAAAACAAGATGGGTAAAGCGCTTTGTCTGCTTGCCAAAGGAACCGAAGAAGGCCAAGAGATACGCTTGAACAGCCGTCGTTTCTCGCTGACTTTAGGTGAGCCGGTACGATTTAATCTTCTGACTTCAACACACGATCAAATTGCTCATGACACCGCTATTCAAAATGGTGTGATGGTCAATGTGGATGCCGACTTGTTCTCCCCTCTTCCACCTTATATTTCTACGCTGGAAGGGTCTGGTACTGCAGAGCTTCAAGCCAACCAAAAAGAACGCGTCGAAGTATTGCTCGCGTGTCAATTAACAGAAGTCGGCACTCTGAAAATGGAGTGTGTGAGTACAGAAGATGACTCTAAACGTTGGTTGCTCGAGTTTGAAGTAAGAAACAAGCAAGGTGATGAGTCTGATACCGCTAAACTTCACCCAAGACTGGATGAATGTAAGGAATTGATTTCTCGCCTGTACAGCGGCAACAAAAAGAGTGCTGAATCGAAAGAGATCAAAACACTATCGAAAGATCTTGAGAAGCGATTGGGTAAACGCGATGAATGGGACTTCACGACCCTTCGTCACCTGTTCGATACCTTCTCATTAGGTCGTAAACGCCGCCGTCGCTCTGAAGCACACGAGAAGAACTGGCTGCGTTTGGCGGGTTACTCGCTGCGTCCCGGTTTTGGCGATCCGACTGACTCATGGCGTATCGAACAAATTTGGGGCCTTTACCAGCAAAACATCCAATTCCAGAACCATCAAGGCTGGACAGATTGGTGGGTATTCTGGCGTCGTGTTGCGGGTGGCCTGAATCAAGAGCAGCAAGAGAGTATCTTGGCTGACATCGCTAAGTACCTTCACCCGGGGGCAATGAAAAACCCTAAGACAGCCAAAGATGCGCAAGACAATGGTTATGAAGCCATGGTTCGCTTAGCGGCGTCACTTGAGCAACTGGAAGTGGAAGACAAAGTGCTGCTGGCAAGCTGGTTCTTGAGCAAAGCGATTAATCATAACCAATTTGAACAAGCTCACTGGTGGGCGCTAGGTCGATTAGCATCAAGAACGCCTTTGTATGGCAGCCAACACAGCGTAATTCCTAGAGAGCAAGCTGAACAGTGGTTACCAAAACTGCTTGAACAGAACTGGCAGAAAGAGCAGATGATCGCCTTCGCTGCTGTGATGATTTGCCGTAAAACCGGTGACCGTCAATTTGATATCTCTGACGACTATCGTAATCAAGTGATTGAGAAGCTAAAGCAAAGCAAGGTACCTGATTCATGGCTAACGCTAGTGAGTGAAGTGACTGAACTTTCTGAGAGCGAGTCTAAGCGCGTATTTGGTGATGCATTACCAAGCGGGTTAAGCCTGATTAATAACTAG